The following coding sequences are from one Bradyrhizobium sp. WSM471 window:
- a CDS encoding PaaI family thioesterase yields MTPLEKLKAMKMPFAELKGVEFVEAGKDRVVARMMVRPDLCTLHHTIHGGAVMALADSVGAAATVINLPEDAKGTTTLESKTNFIGGAKEGTTVIATATPIHRGRRTQVWTTRLETEDGKLIAVVTQTQLVLV; encoded by the coding sequence ATGACGCCGCTCGAGAAACTTAAAGCCATGAAGATGCCGTTTGCCGAACTCAAGGGCGTCGAGTTCGTCGAAGCCGGGAAGGATCGCGTGGTGGCGCGGATGATGGTCAGGCCCGATCTCTGCACGCTTCATCACACGATTCACGGAGGCGCGGTGATGGCGCTGGCCGATTCCGTCGGCGCGGCGGCCACCGTGATCAATCTGCCGGAGGACGCCAAGGGCACGACCACGCTCGAGAGCAAGACCAACTTCATCGGCGGGGCCAAGGAGGGAACCACGGTGATCGCGACCGCTACCCCAATCCACAGAGGCCGGCGCACCCAGGTCTGGACCACCCGGCTGGAGACCGAGGACGGCAAGCTGATCGCCGTGGTGACGCAAACCCAGCTGGTCCTCGTATGA
- a CDS encoding GNAT family N-acetyltransferase codes for MSLAADFGLEVTSRPKSVQGYVRTLSQQEELPLLRDHLLRLDAESRHDRFNGFLDDSFIERYAARCAEDGTVIVAYIVDGVVRGAAELHPPEGDSLPEVAFSVEASARRQNVGTVLFSRLIAEARWKGYKRLRITTGAENHAMRALARKFGAHLQFRHGESTGTIDLAKAPEDELADLAASPFAAGRALISFNSTCWKIISSIYGNRAA; via the coding sequence TTGTCACTCGCAGCAGATTTTGGACTTGAAGTAACCAGCCGCCCGAAGTCCGTTCAGGGCTACGTGCGCACCTTGAGCCAGCAGGAAGAATTGCCGCTCTTGCGCGATCATCTGCTGAGGCTCGATGCCGAAAGCCGGCACGACCGCTTCAACGGTTTTCTCGACGACAGTTTTATCGAGCGTTACGCCGCCCGCTGTGCCGAGGACGGCACCGTGATCGTCGCCTATATCGTCGACGGCGTGGTCCGCGGTGCGGCCGAGCTGCATCCGCCCGAGGGCGATTCGCTGCCCGAGGTCGCCTTCAGCGTGGAAGCCTCGGCGCGGCGCCAGAACGTCGGCACCGTGCTGTTCAGCCGCCTGATCGCGGAAGCGCGCTGGAAAGGCTACAAGCGCCTGCGCATTACCACCGGCGCCGAGAATCACGCGATGCGGGCGCTCGCCAGGAAGTTCGGGGCGCATCTGCAATTCCGTCATGGCGAATCGACCGGTACGATCGATCTCGCCAAGGCACCTGAGGACGAGCTCGCTGATCTCGCGGCCTCGCCATTCGCGGCCGGCCGCGCTCTGATCAGCTTCAACTCGACCTGCTGGAAGATCATCTCCAGCATCTATGGCAATCGTGCCGCCTGA
- a CDS encoding DUF2161 domain-containing phosphodiesterase: protein METTLYLPVKRFLEELGFTVKGEIGGCDLVGLSAGDPPVVVIGELKLTFNLELILQAVDRAPAGDEVWIAAKMSVRGKGRETDARYRNLCRRLGFGMLGVTDRGQVEVLVKPPTAAPRREPKVRSRLVAEHQRRQGDPVLGGSTRAPIMTAYRQQALACASELAAGPRKVSELRQRCPDAGKIMLNNVYGWFERTERGIYGLTEAGHAALKRWPQQRIADVAGVASPP from the coding sequence TTGGAAACCACGCTCTACCTGCCTGTCAAACGCTTCCTCGAAGAGCTCGGCTTCACGGTCAAGGGCGAGATCGGCGGCTGCGATCTCGTGGGCCTCAGCGCCGGAGATCCGCCGGTAGTCGTGATCGGCGAGCTCAAGCTGACCTTCAATCTCGAGCTGATCCTTCAGGCGGTCGATCGTGCACCGGCCGGCGACGAGGTCTGGATTGCCGCAAAGATGTCAGTGCGCGGCAAGGGTCGTGAGACCGACGCGCGCTATCGCAATCTCTGTCGCCGCCTCGGCTTCGGCATGCTCGGGGTGACCGACCGCGGTCAGGTCGAAGTACTGGTGAAGCCGCCGACGGCAGCGCCACGCCGCGAGCCGAAGGTCCGTTCGCGCCTCGTCGCAGAGCATCAGCGCCGCCAGGGCGATCCGGTGCTGGGCGGCAGCACGCGCGCGCCGATCATGACGGCCTATCGGCAGCAGGCGCTGGCCTGCGCCTCGGAGCTTGCAGCAGGCCCGCGGAAGGTGAGCGAATTGCGCCAACGCTGTCCCGATGCCGGCAAGATCATGCTTAACAATGTGTATGGCTGGTTCGAACGCACCGAGCGGGGAATCTACGGGCTGACGGAAGCGGGCCACGCGGCGCTGAAACGCTGGCCACAACAGCGGATTGCGGACGTTGCCGGTGTCGCGTCACCACCCTGA
- a CDS encoding GrlR family regulatory protein: MTIRNGLYHIRIEMLDAVQGGNQGVMVMRDGSMRGGDSFFFAYGSYTSADGKWKGELTNEEHSPSFDERPVWGRKVVTIGFSGTYNDETAYGEGIALAGKRSIRFKGNLRLLVPD; the protein is encoded by the coding sequence ATGACCATCAGGAATGGGCTCTATCATATCCGCATCGAAATGTTGGATGCCGTCCAGGGCGGCAACCAGGGTGTCATGGTGATGCGCGACGGCAGCATGCGGGGAGGGGATTCGTTCTTCTTCGCCTACGGCAGCTACACCTCGGCCGACGGCAAGTGGAAGGGCGAGCTGACCAACGAGGAACATTCCCCTTCGTTCGACGAGCGCCCGGTGTGGGGCCGCAAGGTCGTGACCATCGGCTTCAGCGGTACCTATAATGACGAGACCGCGTACGGCGAGGGCATCGCGCTCGCCGGCAAACGGAGCATCCGTTTCAAAGGCAATCTCCGGCTCCTGGTGCCGGATTGA
- a CDS encoding SDR family oxidoreductase, with protein sequence MQGKVIVVTGALGALGKVVAEVAQSRGARMAGIDHAPSQISATPERIEIGGVDLSDAAQAKTAVEAAARHFGKLDALINIAGGFAFETVGDGDIKTWQRMHALNLLTALNASHAALPHLAASKAGRIVNIGAMGALQAGSGMGPYAASKAGVHRLTEALASEWKGKVTVNAVLPSIIDTRANRADMPKADFAKWVTPQELAEVILFLASDAASGVTGALIPVGGRV encoded by the coding sequence GTGCAGGGAAAAGTCATTGTGGTGACCGGCGCACTCGGCGCACTTGGAAAAGTCGTCGCCGAGGTCGCGCAGTCGCGCGGCGCGCGCATGGCCGGCATCGACCATGCGCCATCGCAAATCTCCGCGACGCCTGAGCGCATCGAGATCGGCGGCGTCGATTTGTCCGACGCAGCACAAGCAAAGACGGCGGTCGAGGCGGCGGCAAGACACTTTGGCAAGCTCGATGCGCTGATCAACATCGCCGGCGGCTTCGCCTTCGAGACCGTGGGCGACGGCGACATCAAGACATGGCAGCGCATGCATGCGCTCAACCTGCTGACGGCGCTCAACGCCTCGCACGCGGCGCTTCCGCATCTGGCCGCGTCCAAGGCCGGCCGCATCGTCAATATCGGCGCCATGGGCGCGCTTCAGGCCGGCTCCGGCATGGGCCCCTATGCGGCGTCGAAAGCCGGCGTCCATCGCCTCACCGAGGCGTTGGCAAGCGAGTGGAAAGGCAAGGTGACCGTGAACGCGGTGCTGCCCTCGATCATCGACACCAGGGCCAACCGCGCCGACATGCCAAAAGCCGACTTTGCCAAATGGGTGACACCGCAGGAGCTCGCCGAAGTCATCCTGTTCCTCGCCAGCGATGCCGCGAGCGGCGTCACCGGCGCGCTGATCCCGGTCGGCGGGCGAGTGTAA
- a CDS encoding SGNH/GDSL hydrolase family protein, with product MGDNLPTLEFPAAIVDLQDPLPNFRKALGGRGPVRIVAMGSSSTAGLGNVVAYPARLELYLRKHYKDDDPHRDIRIDVLNRGKGGEEAPQEVARFNDDIFADNPSLVLWQVGTNAVFRSNEFDFDEVLAKIAEGLARLRDHPATDVILINPQFVTAMLGDNAKLSEKMVSAIRAAAQEAKVNLFQRWALMRHWNEHNNASLEQLLAPDDELKLHQSDWSTMQVARALRSAILTATGATQRCPCLITT from the coding sequence ATGGGCGACAATTTGCCGACCCTTGAGTTTCCTGCTGCGATCGTTGACTTGCAGGATCCGCTGCCGAACTTCAGGAAAGCATTGGGCGGAAGGGGGCCCGTGCGCATCGTGGCGATGGGGTCGTCCTCGACGGCCGGACTTGGCAACGTGGTTGCGTATCCAGCGCGGCTCGAGCTGTATTTGAGAAAGCACTACAAGGATGACGATCCCCATCGGGACATCCGGATAGATGTGCTCAACCGCGGCAAGGGCGGCGAAGAGGCGCCGCAAGAAGTGGCTCGGTTCAACGATGACATCTTTGCCGACAATCCTTCGCTGGTGCTCTGGCAGGTCGGAACCAACGCCGTGTTTCGCAGCAACGAATTCGACTTCGATGAGGTGTTGGCTAAGATCGCCGAGGGATTGGCCCGCCTGCGCGATCATCCGGCCACAGATGTCATTCTCATCAACCCGCAATTCGTCACGGCCATGCTCGGCGACAATGCCAAGCTCTCGGAGAAGATGGTCTCGGCGATCCGGGCCGCCGCGCAAGAGGCCAAAGTCAATTTGTTCCAGCGCTGGGCCCTGATGCGGCACTGGAACGAGCACAACAACGCCTCGCTCGAGCAACTGCTCGCGCCGGACGACGAGTTGAAACTGCACCAGAGCGACTGGAGCACCATGCAAGTCGCGCGGGCTCTGCGTTCGGCGATCCTAACGGCGACGGGTGCAACACAGAGATGCCCGTGCCTGATTACGACGTGA
- a CDS encoding tyrosine-protein phosphatase, with protein sequence MQDKSLQDSSGQDSSVQGSPARHLALQGASNFRDLGGYPTADGRTTRWRHIFRSNHLGQLTAADVEIVRALGVRSAFDFRGVEERAAGVCVVNEIAVHSLPIEPTVVAALRAELAGGRLTAPVALELMRDSYRNYVRHNTASFRNLFGHLLEDRAPLVIHCTAGKDRTGFASALILHALGVPDDVIAEDYLLTNQHYKRDATAATDLPEDVRNAIGSVEASYLAAAFEAVGAEYGDLETYLRDGLELGAAERTALKERYLTS encoded by the coding sequence ATGCAAGACAAGTCCCTGCAAGACTCCTCCGGACAAGACTCCTCGGTACAGGGCTCCCCTGCCCGCCATCTCGCCCTGCAAGGCGCCAGCAATTTTCGCGACCTCGGCGGCTATCCGACCGCAGATGGCCGGACCACGCGCTGGCGGCACATCTTCCGCTCCAACCATCTCGGCCAGCTCACGGCTGCCGATGTCGAGATCGTCCGCGCGCTGGGTGTGCGCAGCGCCTTCGATTTTCGCGGCGTCGAGGAGCGCGCGGCGGGCGTCTGCGTGGTCAACGAGATCGCCGTGCATTCGCTGCCGATCGAGCCGACGGTCGTGGCCGCGCTGCGCGCCGAGCTCGCCGGGGGCAGGCTGACCGCGCCGGTCGCGCTCGAACTCATGCGCGACTCCTATCGCAACTATGTCCGCCACAACACGGCCAGTTTCCGCAATCTGTTCGGGCATCTCCTGGAGGACCGCGCGCCGCTCGTCATTCACTGCACCGCCGGCAAGGACCGCACCGGCTTTGCCAGCGCGCTGATCCTTCATGCGCTCGGCGTGCCGGATGACGTCATTGCCGAGGACTATCTGCTGACCAACCAGCACTACAAGCGCGACGCGACGGCGGCCACCGATCTGCCCGAGGACGTACGCAATGCCATCGGTAGCGTAGAGGCGTCGTACCTTGCCGCAGCTTTCGAAGCTGTCGGCGCCGAATATGGCGATCTCGAAACCTATTTGCGGGACGGGCTCGAGCTCGGCGCGGCCGAGCGGACGGCGCTCAAGGAACGCTATCTCACGTCGTAA